The DNA segment CCCTGTCCAGCGCCACCATCCGGAACGTCCTGTCGGATCTGGAGGAGGAATCCCTCGTCGCCCAGCCCCACACGTCCGCGGGGCGGGTGCCCACCGAGCGGGCCTACCGCTATTACGTCGACCGCTGCCTGAAGGCCCAGACGCCGGGGCCGGAGGTGGAAGAGCGCCTGTCGGCGGCTCTGGACGGGTGGGACCTGGATCCTGAAGCCTGGGCGCGCCACGCGGGGCGGACCCTGGCGGACGTGATGGGCGGGGTGTGCGTGGCGCTTCCGCTGCCGCTCACCCGGAGCCGCCTAGCGCGGCTGGAGTTCGTGCCCGTCGGCCCCCGCCGGGTGGTGGCGGTATGGGTGGGCACGCGCGGGGAAGTGGAGCATCGGCTGATGGACAACGTCTGGGACTACCCGGACACCGTCCTCACGGAACTGGGGAACTACGCCACGGCCGAGTTCAGCGGCCTCACCCTGGCCGAGATGCGGACGCGGCTGCTGGATGCGCTGGAGGCCGGGGCGCGGGAAGGGGAATCCCTCCAGCTGCGGCTGCAGGATCTCGCGGCCCGCTGGCCCGACGACCGCTCCGACGGGGAACCCCCGGTGCTGGTGTCCGGTCTGGGCCGCCTGGGGGGATTTCCCGAATTCGAGGACATGAGCCGCTTCCGCAGCCTGGTGGCGGCCTTCGAGGAGCACGGGCGCCTGGCGCGGCTGCTGAACGCTTTCGCCGAGCGGGCCGCCGAAGACGTCCAGCTGCTCCTGGGTTCGGAGAATCCCTATCTCGAGGGCTGGCCCCTGGCCACGGCGGTTCGGACTGTGCGGCTGGGCCCCGCGGGCTTCGTGACCTTCGCGCTGGTGGGTCCGCTCCGGATGGACTACGGCCGG comes from the Geothrix sp. 21YS21S-4 genome and includes:
- the hrcA gene encoding heat-inducible transcriptional repressor HrcA codes for the protein MARPNLNPRGESVLRTLIEAYLEEGEPVGSRLLAKRYPESLSSATIRNVLSDLEEESLVAQPHTSAGRVPTERAYRYYVDRCLKAQTPGPEVEERLSAALDGWDLDPEAWARHAGRTLADVMGGVCVALPLPLTRSRLARLEFVPVGPRRVVAVWVGTRGEVEHRLMDNVWDYPDTVLTELGNYATAEFSGLTLAEMRTRLLDALEAGAREGESLQLRLQDLAARWPDDRSDGEPPVLVSGLGRLGGFPEFEDMSRFRSLVAAFEEHGRLARLLNAFAERAAEDVQLLLGSENPYLEGWPLATAVRTVRLGPAGFVTFALVGPLRMDYGRLMGGLRWWSGQVQRRQER